A single window of Lentisphaera araneosa HTCC2155 DNA harbors:
- a CDS encoding rhodanese-like domain-containing protein, producing the protein MIKKILFILLVPLFLSVGLAALIKVKSPDPHAVYIDNIELKNYLIIDARSIEEYKENHITNAMHADEIEGVKKHIKNHLLRKPIILVYCNERCPYSRHFSKQIREELKQENVFYLKGGYESWFKSNSGKDKL; encoded by the coding sequence ATGATCAAAAAAATCCTCTTTATCCTTCTAGTTCCACTCTTTTTAAGTGTAGGGCTTGCTGCTTTAATTAAAGTAAAGTCGCCAGATCCACACGCTGTCTATATAGATAATATTGAGTTAAAAAACTATTTAATCATAGATGCTCGCAGTATTGAAGAATATAAAGAAAATCATATTACAAATGCAATGCATGCTGATGAAATAGAAGGTGTGAAAAAGCATATAAAAAATCACCTACTCCGCAAACCAATAATCTTAGTCTATTGTAATGAAAGGTGCCCCTATAGCCGGCATTTTTCTAAGCAGATTAGAGAAGAACTTAAGCAAGAAAATGTTTTCTACCTTAAGGGTGGCTACGAATCCTGGTTTAAATCTAATTCCGGAAAAGATAAGTTATGA
- a CDS encoding alpha/beta hydrolase, whose amino-acid sequence MSKNIIKIFIITILASTAMSAEKKGRAPAKEMKAPQGISYSVLNYREEKVLRANQVGIAYKKEWAGKKLPVVVFIHGGGWRKGDKDQMAYFAVNYAKAGFVGVTVSYRLLSEAKYPAQAQDAKEAIRFIKSLADKYPIDVNRIGVAGYSAGAHLALLIALSDEEPLYQSDKYTNYDSSVKCAVGISSPIDFSQKKKISFLNNEQNQNKQVMKKSSPINYVQKGQIPIMLFHGDKDALVPSYHYKNFLTKAKEMGISNVETHINPKGDHVFFFKNSRVVNPLMMKFFKKHLMK is encoded by the coding sequence GTGTCAAAAAATATCATTAAAATATTCATTATCACTATCTTGGCATCAACTGCAATGAGTGCAGAAAAGAAAGGCCGAGCACCCGCTAAAGAAATGAAAGCACCCCAAGGTATTTCCTATTCAGTACTTAATTATCGCGAAGAAAAAGTGCTCCGAGCGAATCAAGTGGGTATTGCCTACAAAAAAGAATGGGCAGGAAAAAAGCTCCCTGTAGTTGTTTTTATTCATGGGGGAGGCTGGCGTAAGGGGGATAAAGATCAGATGGCTTATTTCGCAGTGAATTATGCTAAGGCGGGATTTGTGGGAGTCACTGTATCCTATCGTCTTTTATCCGAAGCCAAGTACCCAGCTCAAGCCCAAGATGCTAAAGAAGCGATTCGCTTTATAAAGAGTCTTGCTGACAAGTACCCAATTGATGTCAATCGTATTGGGGTTGCGGGTTATAGTGCGGGTGCACATCTTGCGCTTCTCATTGCTCTTTCAGATGAGGAGCCACTCTATCAATCAGATAAGTATACGAATTATGATTCTAGTGTAAAATGTGCCGTGGGCATTTCATCACCCATTGATTTCAGCCAAAAGAAAAAGATTTCCTTCCTCAATAATGAGCAGAATCAAAATAAACAAGTCATGAAAAAATCGTCTCCGATTAATTATGTGCAAAAGGGACAAATTCCCATCATGCTCTTTCATGGAGATAAGGATGCCTTGGTTCCCTCCTATCATTATAAAAACTTTCTTACCAAGGCAAAAGAAATGGGAATTAGCAATGTTGAAACACACATCAACCCTAAAGGTGATCATGTCTTCTTTTTTAAGAATAGCCGGGTAGTGAATCCGCTTATGATGAAATTCTTCAAAAAGCATTTAATGAAGTAA
- the nqrC gene encoding NADH:ubiquinone reductase (Na(+)-transporting) subunit C: MQESNVKTMTFATIVTVVCAVILGATATALKPQQELNAKVFKLKNIVQVFGLAAENDKDVEEYFSEAGKDDKFIVRIIKDADGNEVEMNEIEFKNLDLYKQEKEPVASRRYPYFLKFDSAADKAADKPSAIVLPTQDFGLWSVCYGYLSLESDAETIKGIVYYDHKETPGLGAEIEQEFWKVSFEGKKIIDNNGALLAPKASKDAAIAKDSPNHYISVSGATFTMDGIDKGLVKTLKNYEKVIEHYRGGNK; this comes from the coding sequence GTGCAAGAGTCTAATGTAAAAACGATGACTTTCGCAACGATTGTTACAGTTGTTTGCGCTGTTATCCTGGGTGCAACTGCCACAGCACTTAAGCCCCAGCAGGAGCTTAATGCGAAAGTTTTCAAATTAAAGAATATTGTTCAAGTTTTCGGTCTAGCTGCTGAAAATGATAAAGATGTTGAAGAATACTTTTCTGAGGCAGGCAAAGACGATAAGTTTATTGTTCGTATTATTAAAGATGCTGATGGCAATGAAGTTGAAATGAATGAGATCGAATTTAAAAATCTCGACCTTTATAAACAAGAGAAAGAGCCAGTAGCCTCGCGTCGCTACCCATACTTTCTTAAGTTTGATTCAGCTGCTGACAAAGCAGCAGATAAACCATCGGCCATTGTGCTTCCGACTCAAGATTTTGGTTTGTGGTCAGTTTGTTACGGTTATCTCTCTTTAGAGAGTGATGCAGAAACTATTAAAGGTATTGTCTACTACGATCACAAAGAAACTCCTGGTCTTGGTGCAGAGATTGAGCAAGAGTTTTGGAAGGTCTCTTTTGAAGGTAAGAAAATTATTGATAATAATGGAGCACTTCTTGCACCAAAAGCGTCTAAAGATGCCGCCATCGCAAAAGATAGTCCAAATCACTACATATCGGTTAGTGGTGCTACTTTTACAATGGATGGTATTGATAAGGGGCTTGTTAAAACTCTTAAGAACTATGAAAAAGTTATTGAACACTATCGTGGAGGCAACAAATAA
- a CDS encoding TenA family transcriptional regulator has protein sequence MMHSEHTILEFCKQEIDKQNALSSPYLTELVNEKMSKDQFTQSQIQFFFAVAFFSRPMSALMARFSDPNLRLKILENILEEHGNFNSSAFHESTFKKFLKSLGVTSEHISQITPGPEVRAFNAVLISTCTFDHTDIAVSCMGTIELMFAQISSIIGHTTVKNNWVSKERLIHYTLHEKIDLEHANDFFQLAEHNWINTENRSNIITGINLGIYIFKRLYDDLYICK, from the coding sequence ATGATGCACTCAGAACATACCATTTTAGAATTTTGCAAACAGGAAATAGACAAACAAAACGCTCTCTCCAGCCCATACCTCACTGAACTCGTCAACGAGAAAATGAGTAAAGATCAATTTACTCAGAGCCAAATACAGTTCTTTTTTGCCGTGGCTTTCTTCTCACGCCCCATGTCCGCGCTTATGGCTCGGTTTTCAGATCCAAATCTAAGACTAAAAATACTAGAAAATATTCTGGAAGAACATGGAAATTTTAACTCCTCAGCATTTCATGAAAGCACTTTTAAAAAGTTTCTAAAAAGCTTGGGAGTTACTTCAGAACATATATCGCAAATAACTCCAGGACCTGAAGTCAGAGCTTTTAATGCAGTTTTGATATCCACATGCACATTTGATCACACAGACATTGCCGTTTCCTGCATGGGTACAATCGAGCTCATGTTCGCTCAAATCTCTTCAATTATTGGGCATACTACAGTTAAAAACAACTGGGTAAGTAAAGAACGGTTGATACATTATACTCTTCACGAAAAAATTGATCTTGAACATGCAAACGATTTCTTTCAATTGGCTGAACACAACTGGATCAACACTGAGAATCGATCAAACATCATCACTGGTATCAATCTTGGTATATATATTTTCAAGAGACTGTACGATGATCTGTACATCTGTAAATGA
- a CDS encoding TA system antitoxin ParD family protein produces the protein MSSQALPAQSVKLSGDLIARARAFAKAEERSVPKQIEYWAKIGQQALDNPDLPISFIRDLNVARAEDPVEVKSIDDFFDSL, from the coding sequence ATGAGTAGTCAAGCACTCCCAGCGCAATCAGTTAAACTGAGTGGAGATCTTATTGCTCGCGCAAGAGCATTTGCAAAAGCGGAGGAGCGTTCAGTTCCAAAACAAATAGAGTATTGGGCAAAGATTGGGCAGCAAGCTTTAGATAATCCAGATTTACCCATAAGTTTTATTCGAGATCTAAATGTTGCTCGAGCTGAAGACCCTGTTGAAGTGAAGAGTATAGACGATTTCTTTGATTCTCTATGA
- a CDS encoding lactonase family protein — translation MNRLAFLILSIGLAWTLSAQQIYVGTHSKNESKGIYSSQLNEDGTLKETKELLLELGTTVVIEKKGSSLIYSCGVGEKKQHGLIQCFDTQTDKLIDTISSGDSRPCYLALSKDQSTIYVSNIKDGSVCAINLNKDGSFAELISKVIIEPAGKRFAPHACVVSPEGEYLFVPDIAGNRLCRLKIDQVSGKLKYLDSIQSDLFQGPRHMTFDPEGKRAYMVNQMGEAITVFTYGKGILKILGNVQTVPDDKLDINNHIAEIKLHPSGEYVYASNRGHNSLVLFQRDLATGLLSFDRCFSSGGQVPWSFAISAKGDFLYCSNNKSNNLVTYKIDPANGHLKPIGKPVSVPNPASVIVVD, via the coding sequence ATGAATCGTTTAGCATTTTTAATACTTTCTATAGGTTTGGCATGGACTCTAAGTGCCCAACAAATCTATGTAGGCACACATTCAAAGAATGAGAGCAAAGGGATTTATTCGAGTCAATTGAATGAAGATGGAACTCTTAAAGAAACTAAAGAACTACTATTAGAATTAGGTACGACAGTAGTCATTGAGAAAAAGGGGAGTTCACTGATTTATAGTTGTGGCGTCGGTGAAAAAAAGCAGCATGGTTTGATTCAATGTTTTGATACTCAAACGGATAAATTAATTGACACAATAAGTTCTGGTGACTCAAGACCCTGTTATTTAGCCTTAAGCAAAGATCAAAGCACAATTTACGTGAGTAATATTAAAGATGGTTCTGTGTGTGCCATTAACCTCAATAAGGATGGTTCCTTTGCTGAGCTGATTAGTAAAGTTATCATAGAGCCCGCAGGCAAGCGTTTTGCCCCTCATGCCTGTGTTGTGTCGCCAGAAGGAGAGTATCTCTTTGTGCCTGATATTGCAGGCAATCGCCTGTGTCGCTTAAAAATTGATCAAGTTAGCGGCAAGCTCAAATATCTAGATTCGATTCAATCGGATCTGTTTCAAGGGCCACGTCATATGACTTTTGATCCAGAGGGAAAAAGAGCTTATATGGTGAATCAGATGGGTGAAGCGATTACCGTTTTTACTTACGGCAAGGGTATCTTAAAAATTCTTGGCAATGTACAGACTGTGCCAGACGATAAGCTCGATATCAATAATCACATTGCCGAAATTAAGCTTCATCCTTCAGGAGAATATGTTTATGCTTCAAATCGCGGGCATAATAGCTTGGTTTTGTTTCAGCGCGATTTAGCAACGGGACTCTTAAGTTTTGATCGCTGTTTTAGTAGTGGAGGACAGGTACCATGGAGTTTTGCGATTTCCGCAAAAGGTGATTTTTTGTATTGCTCAAACAACAAATCCAATAATCTTGTGACTTACAAAATTGATCCCGCTAATGGTCATTTAAAGCCTATTGGCAAACCTGTGTCGGTTCCAAATCCTGCGAGTGTGATTGTAGTTGATTAG
- a CDS encoding MauE/DoxX family redox-associated membrane protein, which yields MRYEIIPRTLLISVFAFSAITKLSDIESVYLLIDEVMPFIKINALIEIVSFYVPILELTLCLSLCFKATQRLSYTLSLILSISFLSFILYLGPSTNCACFGSLLKLTHAQSIILDTTLISLSFLGFYLSKKDPAKL from the coding sequence ATGAGATACGAAATCATCCCTCGTACGCTGTTGATATCCGTTTTTGCTTTTTCGGCCATCACTAAACTTAGTGATATCGAGTCAGTCTATTTACTGATTGATGAAGTCATGCCATTTATTAAGATCAATGCACTCATCGAAATCGTGAGTTTTTACGTCCCTATTTTGGAACTCACTTTATGCCTTAGTTTATGCTTCAAGGCCACCCAGAGATTAAGTTACACCCTCAGTCTCATACTCAGCATTTCTTTTCTTAGCTTCATTCTTTATCTTGGACCAAGCACGAACTGTGCTTGTTTTGGCAGTCTCCTAAAACTAACACATGCTCAAAGTATTATTTTAGATACAACTCTTATTAGCCTATCTTTTTTAGGATTTTATCTTTCTAAAAAAGATCCAGCTAAGCTTTAA
- a CDS encoding type II toxin-antitoxin system RelE/ParE family toxin translates to MRISYAPAFKRSLKKTTKQFQEEAKKQVKLICQDPSIGVQKKGDLSQVFVHKYKFNKQEVLVAYTFCPETRNLLLIGSHEKIYRDLKK, encoded by the coding sequence ATGAGGATAAGTTATGCGCCTGCTTTCAAACGAAGCTTGAAAAAGACGACGAAACAGTTTCAGGAAGAGGCAAAAAAACAGGTTAAATTAATCTGCCAAGACCCAAGTATAGGTGTTCAGAAGAAGGGAGACTTATCCCAAGTTTTTGTGCATAAATATAAATTCAATAAGCAAGAAGTTTTGGTAGCTTATACCTTTTGTCCTGAGACTAGGAATTTACTTTTGATTGGTAGTCACGAAAAAATTTATCGAGATTTGAAAAAGTAG
- the nqrF gene encoding NADH:ubiquinone reductase (Na(+)-transporting) subunit F: MNTLINAVDGGTVGAGIVVFLIIIIGLTIFLMICENFLVKKGNVKILINEDQDAALEVESGSTLLDTLSGAGIQLPSACGGGGSCGVCTCKVISGGGDVLPTEKAHLSLKEQQEGIRLACQLKVKEDLEIEVEPEIFSIKKWECEVVSNDNVATFIKEFVVELPPGESIDYRAGGYIQIEIPKYDNLKYSDFEIENEYREDWDKFKIFDNVANNPTEVVRAYSMASYPAEGNQLMLNVRIASPPPRLPNVPPGIASSYIFNCKKGDKVTISGPFGEFFMKDTNREIMFIGGGAGMAPMRSHIFDLFHTKKSGRKATFWYGARSRREMFYDDHFKKIEADFPNFKYYVGLSDALPEDNWKLKGDISDEEGDGFEGFIHQVILEQYLNNHEAPEEIEYYLCGPPMMNDAVQDMLFNLGVEKEMIAFDDFGS; this comes from the coding sequence ATGAATACACTTATTAATGCAGTTGATGGCGGCACAGTTGGTGCGGGTATCGTTGTATTCCTTATCATCATCATTGGCTTGACCATTTTCTTGATGATCTGCGAGAATTTCCTCGTAAAAAAAGGTAACGTTAAAATCCTCATTAACGAAGATCAAGACGCTGCTTTAGAAGTCGAAAGTGGTTCTACACTTCTCGATACACTTTCAGGCGCTGGCATTCAACTCCCATCAGCATGTGGTGGTGGCGGTTCTTGCGGTGTTTGTACTTGTAAAGTTATCTCTGGTGGTGGCGACGTGCTCCCTACAGAGAAAGCTCACCTCTCACTCAAAGAACAACAAGAAGGCATTCGTCTCGCCTGTCAGCTCAAGGTTAAAGAAGACCTCGAGATTGAAGTTGAGCCGGAAATCTTCTCAATTAAGAAATGGGAATGCGAAGTTGTTTCAAATGACAACGTAGCCACTTTCATTAAAGAATTTGTTGTTGAACTTCCTCCTGGCGAAAGCATTGACTACCGCGCTGGTGGTTACATTCAGATCGAGATTCCTAAGTATGATAATCTCAAGTACTCTGACTTCGAAATCGAAAACGAGTACCGTGAAGATTGGGATAAATTCAAGATCTTTGATAACGTAGCTAACAACCCAACTGAAGTGGTTCGTGCTTACTCAATGGCTTCTTACCCTGCTGAGGGTAACCAGCTCATGCTTAACGTGCGTATTGCATCTCCGCCCCCACGTCTTCCTAATGTGCCTCCTGGTATTGCATCATCTTACATCTTCAATTGTAAGAAGGGTGACAAGGTTACGATTTCTGGTCCATTCGGCGAGTTCTTTATGAAAGACACAAACCGCGAGATCATGTTCATCGGTGGTGGTGCTGGTATGGCTCCAATGCGTTCGCACATCTTTGACCTTTTCCACACTAAGAAATCTGGCCGTAAAGCGACTTTCTGGTATGGTGCTCGTTCAAGACGTGAAATGTTCTACGATGATCACTTCAAGAAAATCGAAGCTGATTTCCCGAACTTCAAATACTATGTGGGTCTCTCTGATGCACTTCCGGAAGATAACTGGAAGCTTAAGGGCGATATTAGTGATGAAGAAGGCGATGGTTTCGAAGGTTTCATTCACCAAGTTATTCTTGAGCAATACCTCAATAATCATGAAGCTCCAGAAGAGATTGAATACTATCTCTGTGGACCTCCAATGATGAATGACGCAGTACAAGATATGCTCTTCAACCTCGGTGTAGAAAAAGAAATGATCGCATTTGACGATTTCGGTTCTTAA
- a CDS encoding NADH:ubiquinone reductase (Na(+)-transporting) subunit D translates to MSDTMKAFKDPFIIQNPIAVQVLGICSALAVTTQIKPAFTMAVAVTAVMGLSNLTVSLLRKQIPNKIRIIIELTIISTLVILVDQILKAYAYDISRQLSVFVGLIITNCIVMGRAEAYALHNPPVPALMDGIGNGLGYGVIIVIVAFFRELFGVGKLLGKEILTSSPDAFGYKHSGLMVVPTGAFVIISLIVWVHHNYTKQFED, encoded by the coding sequence ATGTCCGATACAATGAAAGCGTTTAAAGACCCATTTATCATTCAAAACCCTATTGCTGTTCAGGTACTTGGTATTTGTTCTGCACTGGCTGTAACAACGCAGATAAAGCCTGCTTTTACAATGGCTGTAGCAGTAACGGCGGTTATGGGTCTTTCAAACCTTACGGTTTCTTTACTCCGTAAGCAGATACCAAATAAAATTCGTATTATTATCGAATTAACAATCATCTCTACACTGGTAATTCTTGTTGACCAAATCCTCAAAGCTTATGCTTACGACATCTCTCGTCAGCTCTCAGTTTTTGTTGGTCTCATTATTACAAACTGTATCGTAATGGGTCGTGCCGAAGCTTATGCACTTCACAACCCTCCTGTACCAGCTCTTATGGATGGTATTGGTAACGGTCTCGGTTATGGTGTAATTATCGTAATTGTGGCGTTTTTCCGCGAACTTTTCGGAGTGGGCAAACTCCTCGGTAAAGAGATACTCACTTCTTCTCCAGATGCTTTTGGTTACAAGCACAGTGGTCTTATGGTAGTTCCTACCGGAGCCTTTGTGATTATTTCCTTGATCGTGTGGGTTCACCATAACTACACTAAACAGTTCGAGGATTAA
- the nqrE gene encoding NADH:ubiquinone reductase (Na(+)-transporting) subunit E has product MLELALKAIFIENMIFALFLGMCSYLAVSKKVDTSVGMGCAVWFVTTVTCPASWLVSNYFLKPGEQNLIGQLFNKPDLDLTFLTFVSYIALIAAMVQFLEMFIEKISAKLYGSLGVFLPLIAVNCAILGGSLMMNDKGFTFPEAAMFGFSGGFGWLMAIVVFAAIREKMQYSNVPKGMRGLGIAFLTCGLMAMAFMGFMGIKFPEKKAEESSSTEQAAIEQPAVIEEAPEVPAAKDVEAPVKGDK; this is encoded by the coding sequence ATGTTAGAATTAGCATTAAAAGCGATCTTCATTGAAAACATGATTTTCGCACTTTTCCTTGGTATGTGCTCTTACTTAGCCGTATCAAAGAAAGTAGATACTTCTGTTGGTATGGGTTGTGCTGTATGGTTCGTTACGACTGTAACTTGCCCAGCTTCATGGCTCGTTTCTAATTACTTCCTTAAGCCAGGTGAGCAAAACCTTATCGGTCAATTGTTCAACAAGCCTGACCTTGACTTAACTTTCTTGACTTTCGTTTCTTACATTGCCCTCATTGCGGCCATGGTTCAGTTCCTCGAAATGTTCATTGAGAAGATTTCTGCCAAACTCTATGGTTCACTCGGTGTTTTCCTTCCGCTTATCGCTGTAAACTGCGCGATCCTCGGTGGTTCACTAATGATGAACGATAAAGGCTTCACTTTTCCTGAAGCGGCCATGTTCGGTTTCTCAGGTGGTTTTGGCTGGTTAATGGCGATCGTAGTTTTTGCTGCGATTCGTGAAAAAATGCAGTACTCAAATGTTCCTAAGGGCATGCGTGGTCTTGGTATCGCTTTCTTAACTTGCGGTCTTATGGCGATGGCTTTCATGGGCTTCATGGGTATTAAATTTCCAGAGAAAAAAGCTGAAGAATCTTCATCTACTGAGCAGGCGGCTATCGAGCAACCAGCAGTAATCGAAGAAGCTCCTGAAGTTCCGGCAGCAAAAGACGTCGAAGCTCCAGTTAAAGGAGATAAATAA
- a CDS encoding RluA family pseudouridine synthase, which translates to MTEADVLHEDNHIIIVNKRAGQVVQIDESGDTPLCEIVQAFLKKKHKKEGNVFLGVTHRLDRPVSGVIIFAKTSKALTRLNKMFQEKEIQKTYWAFCLANPAKASDLLTHYLVKDRRKNKTKAHNKKVTEGKFSQLEYKEIKRSGRQSLLEVNPLTGRPHQIRVQLASIGCIIKGDLKYGAPKANEDKSICLHSRRVRFIHPVSKEEIDLEAPLHRPGLWK; encoded by the coding sequence ATGACAGAAGCCGATGTTCTTCACGAGGACAATCATATCATCATCGTCAATAAGCGAGCTGGTCAAGTTGTGCAAATTGATGAGAGTGGTGACACGCCACTCTGTGAAATTGTCCAAGCATTTCTCAAGAAGAAGCACAAGAAGGAAGGGAATGTCTTTCTTGGTGTGACACATCGTCTCGACCGTCCTGTTTCTGGTGTGATTATTTTTGCCAAAACGAGTAAGGCTTTGACACGGCTAAATAAAATGTTTCAAGAGAAAGAAATTCAAAAGACCTATTGGGCTTTCTGTCTTGCGAACCCCGCAAAAGCAAGTGATTTATTGACGCATTACTTGGTTAAAGATCGACGTAAGAATAAAACTAAGGCTCACAATAAAAAAGTGACTGAGGGAAAGTTTTCTCAATTAGAATATAAAGAAATTAAGCGCAGTGGTCGTCAATCATTGCTAGAAGTCAATCCACTTACGGGACGCCCCCACCAAATCCGTGTTCAGCTCGCTAGCATTGGCTGCATTATTAAAGGTGACCTAAAGTATGGAGCTCCCAAAGCTAATGAGGATAAATCCATTTGCTTACATAGTCGCCGCGTTCGCTTTATTCATCCAGTAAGCAAAGAAGAAATAGATCTAGAAGCTCCTTTGCATCGACCAGGTCTTTGGAAGTAA